In Arthrobacter citreus, a single genomic region encodes these proteins:
- a CDS encoding acyl-CoA thioesterase, translating to MGKMDYVSNLKEWQSEFTFNITITVRFSETDLFGHMNNTVPFVYFEEARIEYLNYLGLMQEWVANHSEIIPVVADLQCDFLQQVYFGEKINVFVKIANVGNSSIDLHYMGINPNGEICFTGRNALVNINRRTGRSEKWKNDWKEKFLSELKYSVSV from the coding sequence ATGGGGAAAATGGATTATGTTTCAAATTTAAAAGAATGGCAATCTGAATTTACTTTTAATATTACAATAACAGTTCGATTTAGTGAGACGGATCTGTTTGGACATATGAATAATACAGTGCCGTTTGTTTATTTTGAAGAAGCACGTATAGAGTACTTGAATTACTTAGGACTAATGCAAGAATGGGTGGCAAATCATAGTGAGATTATTCCAGTTGTCGCTGATTTACAATGCGATTTCTTGCAACAAGTATATTTTGGTGAAAAAATAAATGTATTTGTAAAAATTGCTAACGTTGGAAACTCATCTATTGATCTCCACTATATGGGAATTAATCCTAATGGTGAAATTTGCTTTACTGGCCGTAATGCTTTAGTAAATATTAATCGTCGTACAGGGCGAAGTGAAAAATGGAAGAATGATTGGAAAGAAAAATTTTTAAGTGAATTAAAATATTCAGTTAGTGTTTAA
- the thrS gene encoding threonine--tRNA ligase — MISIKLPDGSIREVEQNTTVEDFAGSISISLKKKALGGKINGKLVDLNTAITEDCEVQIITQDDKDGVEMMRHSSAHILAQAVKRLYKDQKAAFGVGPVTADGFYYDIDLPVSIKVEDLPKIEKEMEKIIKENLPITRSEVSRDEAIKFFTELDDEFKLELIRDLPEDAVISMYTQGEFVDLCRGPHVPTTGRVKAIKLLSVAGAYWRGDANNKMLQRVYGTAFPSKKELEEHLHLLEEAKKRDHRKLGKELELFMFSEEAPGMPFFLPKGTIIRNELEQYERGLQTSKDYKEVRTPFIMNQRLWEQSGHWHHYHENMYFTEVDETKFALKPMNCPGHMLVYKNKLHSYRDLPVRMCENGQVHRHEYSGALNGMMRVRTFTQDDAHIFCRPDQIEGEIIEVINLIKEIYGVFGFTYKVELSTRPEDSMGSEELWNSAEQALENVLKSENLDFKLNPGDGAFYGPKIDFHIQDALKRSWQCATIQLDFQMPEKFDLTYVNEDNQKERPVVIHRAIYGSIDRFLGILTEHFAGAFPLWLAPVQVAVLPISSVHNEYAQKLADQLKAAGIRVEADLRGEKIGYKIREAQLQKLPYMLVVGDQEVENNAVAIRKRGEGDIGTQSFESFLEMVKQQKLERIMF, encoded by the coding sequence ATGATTTCAATTAAATTACCAGATGGATCAATTCGCGAGGTGGAACAAAACACAACAGTTGAAGATTTCGCGGGTTCAATCTCCATTAGCTTAAAGAAAAAAGCACTTGGTGGAAAAATTAATGGAAAATTAGTTGATTTAAATACAGCTATTACTGAAGATTGCGAAGTTCAAATCATTACACAAGATGATAAAGATGGCGTAGAAATGATGCGTCATAGTTCAGCGCATATTTTAGCTCAAGCAGTAAAACGTTTATACAAAGATCAAAAAGCTGCATTTGGCGTTGGTCCTGTAACTGCAGATGGTTTCTACTATGATATTGATCTGCCAGTTTCAATTAAAGTAGAAGATCTACCGAAAATTGAAAAAGAAATGGAAAAAATTATTAAAGAAAATTTACCAATAACTCGTTCAGAAGTTAGCCGTGATGAAGCGATTAAATTCTTTACTGAGTTAGATGATGAATTTAAATTAGAGTTAATCCGTGATTTACCTGAAGATGCTGTTATTTCAATGTATACTCAAGGTGAATTCGTAGACCTTTGCCGTGGACCACATGTCCCAACAACTGGCCGTGTAAAAGCAATTAAGTTATTATCAGTTGCGGGTGCGTATTGGAGAGGCGATGCTAATAATAAAATGCTACAACGAGTTTATGGTACTGCTTTCCCGAGCAAGAAAGAATTAGAAGAGCATTTACATTTATTAGAAGAAGCTAAAAAACGTGATCACCGTAAATTAGGTAAAGAGCTTGAATTATTCATGTTCTCTGAAGAAGCACCTGGTATGCCATTCTTCTTACCAAAAGGTACAATTATCCGTAATGAATTAGAGCAATATGAGCGCGGATTACAAACTTCAAAAGATTATAAAGAAGTTCGTACACCGTTCATTATGAATCAAAGATTATGGGAGCAATCAGGTCACTGGCACCACTACCATGAAAATATGTACTTTACTGAAGTAGATGAAACTAAGTTTGCGTTAAAACCGATGAACTGCCCAGGTCATATGTTAGTTTATAAAAATAAATTACATTCTTACCGTGATCTACCAGTTCGTATGTGTGAAAACGGTCAAGTTCACCGCCATGAATATTCTGGTGCTTTAAATGGTATGATGCGTGTTCGTACTTTCACTCAAGATGATGCACATATCTTCTGTCGTCCAGACCAAATTGAAGGCGAAATTATTGAAGTAATTAACTTAATTAAAGAAATTTATGGCGTATTCGGATTCACTTACAAAGTAGAATTATCAACTCGTCCAGAAGATTCAATGGGATCAGAAGAGTTATGGAACTCAGCAGAGCAAGCTTTAGAAAATGTTCTTAAATCTGAGAACTTAGACTTTAAATTAAACCCAGGCGACGGTGCATTCTATGGTCCGAAAATCGATTTCCATATTCAAGATGCATTAAAGCGTAGCTGGCAATGTGCTACAATTCAGTTAGATTTCCAAATGCCTGAGAAATTTGATTTAACTTATGTTAATGAAGATAACCAAAAAGAACGTCCAGTTGTTATCCACCGTGCAATCTATGGTTCAATTGACCGTTTCCTAGGAATCTTAACTGAACATTTTGCTGGAGCATTCCCATTATGGTTAGCGCCAGTTCAAGTAGCTGTATTACCAATTTCAAGTGTACACAATGAATATGCACAAAAACTTGCTGATCAATTAAAAGCTGCAGGTATCCGTGTAGAAGCTGACTTACGTGGTGAAAAAATTGGATACAAAATCCGTGAAGCACAACTTCAAAAACTACCATATATGTTAGTAGTTGGTGATCAAGAAGTTGAAAACAATGCAGTAGCTATTCGCAAACGTGGCGAAGGAGATATTGGTACTCAATCATTTGAAAGCTTCTTAGAAATGGTTAAGCAACAAAAACTAGAAAGAATTATGTTTTAA
- a CDS encoding DUF2339 domain-containing protein, whose translation MDNSNQDLQTKVEKLEEEVKEMKKQIEFLLHSNESSNMAKQVNQHKVSSARPQKTPVYKQPEKRVEIEKVDYEALIFQKWLPRFFIFIFILGVMWGFKAASDYGVLNKYAKVGIGFIIAIALYWYGNRQMIKKRVTLGQSLIGGVLPVLFLTTFAMHHLYQMIGSTMALTLLIVWVCVGFYSMDKYKSEVIGMISIIGAVFVPYLVKSNSPNYLFFSIYETAIYLCFMFYATVKKYKFIYFSSVILLHLSYLIVALFNLSMNGFNYFAISIIVQHISLLVLLLQSKIAIRKQILILHTSFILTIGWVFSAYEDQTRTTILILFCVGYLLLSILYKKKSDLFFAFSTNFLLAFAFFCLDSISGDLLKTVLIIQALLTYLFYIKYRDLLKLIIAAMTFIPVGISILTVPIESLWSFETMNWFVLIIALIAIVILTYKNGEEKQSTLISGSLVITIILIAFVTQIVQIIMLNQSDNTIRLSINISWILLSIVAMSLGNLKKFKVWTYIGIGLLLLTLGKLVLIDLPNITLLVRAGLFILLGLIGLVISRIFFKGKQ comes from the coding sequence GTGGATAACTCGAATCAGGATCTACAAACAAAAGTAGAAAAACTTGAAGAAGAAGTTAAAGAAATGAAGAAGCAAATTGAATTTCTTTTACATTCAAATGAATCTTCAAATATGGCTAAACAAGTAAATCAACATAAAGTAAGTAGTGCTAGACCACAAAAAACACCGGTATATAAGCAACCTGAAAAAAGAGTCGAAATTGAAAAGGTTGATTATGAGGCACTTATTTTTCAAAAATGGTTACCAAGATTTTTTATATTTATTTTTATTCTTGGGGTGATGTGGGGATTTAAGGCAGCATCGGATTATGGTGTTTTAAATAAGTACGCTAAAGTTGGAATAGGATTTATTATTGCAATCGCTTTATACTGGTATGGAAATAGACAAATGATTAAAAAACGTGTAACACTTGGTCAATCGTTAATTGGTGGTGTATTGCCAGTACTGTTTTTAACGACGTTTGCTATGCATCATTTATATCAAATGATTGGTTCAACAATGGCTTTAACATTATTAATTGTTTGGGTATGCGTTGGGTTTTATTCAATGGATAAATACAAATCAGAAGTAATTGGAATGATCAGTATAATAGGGGCTGTATTCGTACCTTACTTAGTTAAAAGTAATTCACCAAACTATTTATTTTTTTCAATCTATGAAACAGCAATTTATTTATGCTTCATGTTTTATGCGACAGTTAAGAAGTATAAATTTATCTATTTCTCATCCGTTATTTTACTACATCTATCTTACTTAATTGTGGCTCTATTTAATTTGAGTATGAATGGTTTTAATTATTTTGCAATTAGTATAATCGTTCAACATATTAGTTTGCTAGTTTTATTGTTACAATCTAAGATTGCAATTAGAAAACAAATATTAATACTTCACACTAGTTTTATTTTAACAATAGGATGGGTTTTTAGCGCTTATGAAGACCAGACAAGAACAACAATATTGATTTTATTTTGTGTAGGATATTTATTGTTAAGTATTTTATATAAGAAGAAATCAGATCTTTTCTTTGCATTTTCAACGAATTTTCTTTTAGCTTTTGCATTCTTTTGCTTAGACAGCATATCAGGTGATTTATTAAAGACGGTATTAATTATTCAGGCATTACTCACTTATTTATTCTATATAAAATATCGTGATTTGTTGAAATTAATCATAGCAGCCATGACATTCATACCAGTGGGAATATCTATCTTAACCGTTCCAATCGAATCTTTATGGTCATTTGAAACAATGAACTGGTTTGTATTAATCATTGCCCTTATTGCGATTGTCATTTTGACTTATAAGAATGGAGAAGAAAAGCAGTCTACTTTAATAAGTGGTTCATTAGTAATTACAATTATTCTCATTGCATTTGTAACACAGATTGTACAAATAATTATGCTAAATCAGTCTGATAATACAATTCGGCTATCAATTAATATAAGTTGGATCTTGCTTTCGATCGTAGCTATGAGTCTAGGAAACCTTAAAAAGTTTAAAGTGTGGACTTATATTGGTATAGGTTTATTATTACTCACATTAGGGAAACTTGTTTTAATAGATTTACCAAATATTACTTTATTAGTAAGAGCTGGTTTATTTATTTTGCTTGGTCTAATTGGATTAGTAATTTCTAGAATATTTTTTAAAGGAAAGCAGTAG
- a CDS encoding GNAT family N-acetyltransferase produces MLITETKNLILMTFTADAMVSVLNGENELEIEKQNYRFASGWPIPVYKNLFPYKISRFQTHPKEEEYEGMIIHKRDKLIIGDMGFKGGPDENGVMEIGYSIAPNYQGEGYATEMGKAFCKWGLQKANVTKIIAICSVYNYASIRVLEKMGMRKLKEEIEKYYWYLPRK; encoded by the coding sequence ATGTTAATCACTGAAACTAAAAATTTAATATTAATGACATTTACCGCAGACGCTATGGTTTCTGTTTTAAATGGTGAAAATGAATTAGAAATTGAAAAGCAGAATTATCGATTTGCCAGTGGATGGCCAATTCCGGTATATAAAAATCTATTTCCTTATAAAATTTCACGTTTTCAAACGCATCCTAAAGAAGAAGAGTATGAAGGAATGATCATCCATAAAAGAGATAAGTTAATTATTGGAGACATGGGATTTAAAGGCGGTCCTGACGAAAATGGGGTAATGGAAATCGGCTATAGTATTGCGCCTAATTATCAAGGGGAAGGTTATGCTACTGAAATGGGCAAGGCTTTTTGCAAGTGGGGACTACAGAAAGCTAATGTCACAAAAATAATCGCTATTTGTTCTGTTTACAATTATGCCTCAATTAGAGTTTTAGAAAAAATGGGAATGCGTAAATTAAAAGAAGAGATTGAAAAATATTATTGGTATTTACCACGTAAATAA
- the hmpA gene encoding NO-inducible flavohemoprotein: MLSQKTIDIIKSTVPVLEVTGTEITSVFYKNLFTNHPELLNVFNHTNQQKGRQQTALANTVLAAAQNIDKLETIIPVVKQIAQKHRSLLVKAEHYPIVGQHLLGAIKEVLGDAATEEILGAWGEAYGIIAQVFIDIEKEMYNEAATQEGGWSEFKEFTVINKVEESDVITSFHLKPKDGSSVPTFLSGQYITVRSQIPGEEYLSNRQYSLSDAPGKEYFRISVKREAEENQPLGKFSNYLHNQVNVGDTLELTAPAGDFTINTENASDVVFLSGGVGITPLISMAKSIAASQPNLQVSFISASRNGKLQAFENELNELKEQLANYNLTFVYENPSEEDLKNSNFKKQGYIDTEWLKNNIKSNNADYYVCGPVPFLKSIITSLKELGIKDTQIHYEFFGPSMSLDTEPKSPETQG, from the coding sequence ATGCTTTCTCAAAAAACAATCGATATTATTAAATCAACTGTTCCTGTTTTAGAGGTAACAGGTACAGAGATCACTTCCGTATTCTATAAAAATTTATTTACAAATCATCCTGAATTATTAAATGTATTCAATCATACGAATCAACAAAAAGGTAGACAACAAACCGCTCTTGCTAATACTGTTTTAGCTGCAGCTCAAAATATTGATAAACTAGAAACAATTATACCTGTTGTAAAACAAATAGCACAAAAACACCGTAGTCTTTTAGTTAAAGCTGAGCATTATCCAATCGTTGGGCAACACTTACTTGGTGCAATTAAAGAAGTACTTGGTGATGCTGCAACTGAAGAAATACTTGGTGCTTGGGGCGAAGCTTATGGAATTATAGCTCAAGTGTTTATTGATATTGAAAAGGAAATGTATAATGAAGCTGCCACTCAAGAAGGCGGTTGGTCAGAATTTAAAGAGTTTACAGTAATTAATAAAGTAGAAGAAAGTGATGTAATTACATCATTCCACTTAAAACCTAAAGATGGATCTTCAGTTCCTACTTTCCTATCTGGACAATATATTACTGTTCGTTCACAAATTCCTGGTGAAGAGTACTTATCAAATAGACAATATAGTTTATCTGATGCGCCTGGTAAAGAATACTTTAGAATTTCAGTTAAAAGAGAAGCTGAAGAAAATCAACCTTTAGGAAAATTCTCAAATTATCTACACAATCAAGTTAATGTTGGTGACACATTAGAACTTACTGCTCCAGCTGGAGACTTCACAATAAACACTGAAAATGCTTCAGATGTTGTTTTCCTTAGCGGTGGAGTTGGAATTACACCATTAATTAGCATGGCTAAATCAATTGCAGCTAGTCAACCAAATCTTCAAGTTAGCTTCATAAGCGCTTCAAGAAACGGAAAATTACAAGCATTTGAAAATGAACTAAACGAATTAAAAGAACAATTAGCAAATTACAATTTAACATTTGTTTACGAGAACCCTTCTGAGGAAGACCTTAAAAATAGCAACTTTAAAAAGCAAGGTTATATTGATACAGAATGGTTAAAAAACAATATTAAATCAAACAATGCAGATTATTATGTATGTGGTCCAGTACCATTCTTAAAATCTATTATTACAAGCTTAAAAGAATTAGGCATCAAGGATACTCAAATTCATTATGAATTCTTTGGACCATCAATGAGCTTGGACACTGAACCAAAAAGCCCTGAAACTCAAGGCTAA
- a CDS encoding RrF2 family transcriptional regulator produces MRLTTYSDYSLRVLIFLSSEPREKLVNIKDIAEAYGISKNHLMKIIYNLGKMGYIETIRGRNGGIRLAKLPAEINIGEIIRKTEEDFNIVECFEHGGTCVITPVCSLKHIFNNALDQFLQVLDQYTLDDIVKNNAMLKDYFSSNTKD; encoded by the coding sequence ATGCGTTTAACAACTTATTCGGATTACTCTCTTCGTGTACTAATATTTCTATCCTCTGAACCGCGTGAAAAATTAGTTAATATAAAAGACATCGCTGAAGCCTATGGTATATCTAAAAACCATTTAATGAAAATAATCTATAATTTAGGTAAGATGGGCTATATCGAGACTATACGTGGCAGAAATGGTGGAATTCGTTTAGCTAAATTGCCAGCGGAAATAAATATCGGAGAAATAATCCGTAAAACCGAAGAAGACTTTAATATTGTAGAATGTTTTGAGCATGGCGGTACTTGTGTTATTACGCCTGTTTGTTCTTTAAAACATATATTTAATAACGCATTGGATCAATTTTTACAAGTTTTAGATCAATATACATTAGATGATATTGTAAAGAATAATGCGATGCTGAAAGATTATTTTTCAAGTAATACAAAAGATTAA
- the racE gene encoding glutamate racemase, which yields MNKPIGVIDSGVGGLTVAKQIIRQLPKEDIVYLGDTARCPYGSRPYEEIREFTWEMTNFLLEKDIKMLVIACNTATSVVLSEMREKLQIPVIGVVHPGARAAIKLTQNDQIGVIGTNATINSKAYHGALKRINDKVIIKGLACPEFAGIVENGDYNKPEIFEIVKQTLTPLLDSTIDTLILGCTHYPLLSPIIQKVMGPSIQLISSGDETALEVSAILDQQNILSNSENTIHEFYTTGDPIVFSKIASSLFQEPLENVKHIKL from the coding sequence TTGAATAAACCAATCGGAGTCATTGACTCAGGAGTTGGGGGCTTAACAGTTGCCAAACAAATTATAAGACAATTACCTAAGGAAGATATAGTATACCTAGGCGATACTGCTAGATGTCCATATGGATCACGACCATATGAGGAGATCAGGGAATTCACTTGGGAAATGACTAATTTTCTTTTAGAAAAAGACATAAAAATGTTAGTCATCGCCTGCAATACTGCCACTTCAGTAGTATTAAGTGAAATGAGAGAAAAACTTCAAATCCCAGTAATAGGTGTTGTGCACCCTGGTGCCAGAGCTGCAATAAAATTAACACAAAACGATCAAATCGGTGTAATTGGTACGAATGCTACTATAAATAGTAAAGCCTATCATGGCGCACTAAAACGAATTAATGACAAAGTGATAATTAAAGGTTTGGCTTGTCCAGAGTTTGCTGGAATCGTCGAAAATGGGGACTACAATAAACCTGAAATATTTGAGATTGTTAAACAAACTCTTACCCCACTTTTAGATTCAACTATTGATACACTAATACTTGGATGTACGCACTACCCTTTATTAAGCCCAATCATTCAAAAGGTGATGGGTCCTTCTATTCAACTCATCAGCTCAGGCGATGAAACAGCATTAGAAGTCAGTGCAATACTCGATCAACAAAATATTTTATCTAATTCCGAAAACACTATACATGAATTTTATACAACTGGAGATCCAATCGTTTTTAGTAAAATAGCTTCCTCTTTGTTCCAAGAGCCTTTGGAAAATGTAAAACATATAAAACTATAA
- a CDS encoding ABC transporter substrate-binding protein, giving the protein MKRLVVFLVAICLMLTGCGQSKTTTSGKGKQLKKVTVVLDWTPNTNHTGLFVAKEKGYFKEQGLDVDIISPGETGADQLVASGKADFGVSYQESITQARVQNVPIVSIAAVIQHNTSGFASPAKKEITSPKDFVGKTYGGWGSPVEKAVLKSLMSEEHANVNKLNIVNMGDADFFTAVKRDIDFAWIYQGWTGIEAELRGEKLNMIYLTDYSKKLDYYTPVLATNEKMISKNPKVVKAFVAAASKGYNFAIDNPKEAAAILLKDNPDLDKNLVEKSQEWLASKYKDDANRWGEQKLTVWKNYADFLAENKLLEGKFKPEEAFTNEFLPK; this is encoded by the coding sequence ATGAAAAGATTAGTAGTTTTTTTAGTAGCTATTTGTTTAATGTTAACTGGGTGTGGTCAAAGTAAAACCACGACTAGTGGAAAGGGCAAGCAATTAAAAAAGGTGACAGTCGTACTAGATTGGACACCAAATACAAATCATACGGGGCTATTTGTTGCGAAAGAAAAAGGATATTTTAAGGAACAAGGCCTTGATGTAGATATTATTAGTCCAGGAGAAACAGGAGCAGATCAATTAGTTGCTTCAGGTAAAGCGGATTTTGGCGTTTCTTATCAAGAGTCAATTACACAGGCTAGAGTTCAAAATGTACCGATTGTTTCAATTGCAGCAGTTATTCAACATAATACTTCTGGTTTTGCATCGCCTGCGAAAAAAGAAATTACGTCTCCAAAAGATTTCGTTGGAAAAACATATGGTGGATGGGGTTCACCGGTTGAAAAAGCCGTTTTAAAATCACTTATGTCAGAAGAACATGCGAATGTTAATAAGTTAAATATCGTTAATATGGGCGATGCTGATTTCTTTACAGCTGTAAAAAGAGATATCGACTTTGCTTGGATTTATCAAGGATGGACAGGTATTGAAGCTGAGCTTCGTGGAGAGAAGTTAAATATGATTTATTTAACAGATTATAGTAAAAAACTAGATTACTATACGCCAGTATTAGCTACAAACGAAAAAATGATTAGTAAAAACCCGAAAGTAGTAAAAGCGTTTGTTGCCGCTGCATCAAAAGGATATAATTTTGCGATTGATAACCCGAAGGAAGCTGCAGCGATTTTACTTAAAGATAATCCAGATCTAGATAAAAATTTAGTAGAAAAAAGCCAAGAGTGGTTAGCATCTAAATATAAAGACGATGCAAATCGTTGGGGTGAGCAAAAGTTAACGGTTTGGAAAAACTATGCAGATTTTTTAGCTGAAAATAAATTATTAGAAGGTAAATTTAAGCCAGAAGAAGCTTTTACAAATGAATTCTTACCAAAATAA
- a CDS encoding thiamine-binding protein, whose protein sequence is MKTTLMSVQIIPKTNNIEDVIPAVDEAIKIIDESGVKYQVQPLETTMEGDLNELLQVVQKMNERMIEIGCHNVITQMKILYQPQGITMDVLTEKYR, encoded by the coding sequence ATGAAAACTACATTAATGAGTGTTCAAATAATACCAAAAACAAATAATATTGAGGATGTCATTCCCGCAGTCGATGAAGCGATTAAAATTATTGATGAATCAGGTGTGAAATATCAAGTACAGCCATTGGAAACAACAATGGAAGGTGATTTGAATGAATTATTACAAGTTGTTCAAAAAATGAATGAAAGAATGATCGAAATAGGTTGCCATAATGTTATAACTCAAATGAAAATCCTTTATCAACCACAAGGGATTACAATGGATGTGTTAACGGAGAAGTACCGTTAA
- a CDS encoding ABC transporter permease — MKRKNMKGWQPFVVILLFLICWQLSIKIWKIEPWLLPGPIAIFKEGIHSLDSLLPHITSSIQLTIIGLLIGSLLGPLIAFLLHLIPGVKKAFYPLLILSQNVPIIVLAPLLIIWFGFGVLPKLIIISLVCFFPITVSALDGFRQTPSELINYMKMAGASKAQIFWKVEFPFSLPSIFSGLKISATYSVMGAVISEWLGAKSGIGVYMTLASSSFRTDRVFVSIFVIMLLSMLFFFLIVMIERFTVKWKIKGEKQK, encoded by the coding sequence ATGAAACGAAAAAATATGAAAGGATGGCAGCCATTTGTTGTCATCCTGCTTTTTTTAATCTGTTGGCAGCTCAGTATTAAAATTTGGAAAATAGAGCCTTGGCTATTGCCAGGACCAATTGCAATCTTTAAAGAAGGAATTCATTCTTTGGATTCTTTACTTCCGCATATAACATCTTCAATTCAATTAACGATTATCGGATTGTTAATAGGTAGCTTGCTTGGACCTTTAATAGCATTTCTATTGCATTTAATACCAGGTGTAAAGAAAGCTTTTTATCCATTATTAATTCTTTCGCAAAATGTACCAATTATTGTATTAGCACCACTTTTAATTATTTGGTTCGGGTTTGGTGTACTGCCAAAATTAATCATTATATCGCTCGTGTGTTTTTTCCCCATAACTGTTTCAGCATTGGATGGATTTCGACAAACACCAAGTGAGTTAATAAATTATATGAAAATGGCAGGAGCATCCAAAGCACAAATTTTTTGGAAAGTTGAATTTCCGTTTTCTCTACCTTCAATCTTTTCAGGCTTAAAGATTTCAGCTACCTATAGTGTAATGGGAGCAGTAATATCAGAATGGCTTGGAGCAAAATCAGGAATTGGAGTATATATGACGCTAGCTTCATCGTCATTTAGAACAGATCGAGTATTTGTTTCCATTTTTGTCATTATGCTTTTAAGTATGCTGTTCTTCTTCCTTATTGTAATGATTGAGCGATTTACTGTTAAATGGAAAATTAAAGGAGAGAAACAGAAATGA
- a CDS encoding ABC transporter ATP-binding protein encodes MTLQVEQLSKGYGSNQQVLDNISLYVNEGEFVSILGPSGSGKSTLFHLIGGLLKPDSGEIKLNGSIINGELGHISFMPQDHALLPWRTVLKNIVLSQELKHKPDETLARDWLKKTGLENYENAYPHELSGGMKQRVSFLRSLLAPQSFMCMDEPFSALDEFTRLEMQQWLLSIWEKQRRSILLVTHNIDEALLLSDRIYIFSDKPAKIKEEIIVPFPRPRKKELLLSDEFTAWKRKIYLALEKE; translated from the coding sequence ATGACATTACAAGTGGAACAACTATCAAAGGGTTATGGTAGTAATCAACAAGTACTAGACAATATTTCTCTTTATGTAAATGAAGGAGAATTTGTATCCATTTTAGGTCCATCTGGTAGTGGGAAAAGTACATTGTTCCATCTAATAGGTGGTTTATTAAAACCGGACTCTGGAGAAATAAAGTTAAATGGATCAATCATAAATGGTGAACTTGGTCACATTAGTTTTATGCCACAGGATCATGCACTTCTACCTTGGAGAACGGTATTGAAAAATATTGTTTTATCGCAGGAATTAAAGCATAAACCTGACGAAACGTTAGCGAGAGATTGGCTTAAAAAGACAGGGTTAGAAAACTATGAAAATGCTTACCCTCATGAACTATCTGGTGGGATGAAACAAAGAGTTTCATTTTTAAGATCGCTACTAGCACCGCAATCTTTTATGTGTATGGACGAGCCTTTTTCAGCCTTAGATGAATTTACTAGACTTGAAATGCAACAATGGCTTTTATCCATTTGGGAAAAGCAACGACGATCTATTTTATTAGTCACACATAATATTGATGAAGCGCTGCTATTGTCTGATCGAATTTATATATTTTCTGACAAGCCCGCCAAAATCAAAGAAGAAATCATTGTGCCATTTCCAAGACCACGAAAAAAAGAATTATTATTAAGCGACGAATTTACGGCGTGGAAAAGAAAAATCTATTTGGCTTTAGAAAAGGAGTAG
- a CDS encoding TatD family hydrolase, giving the protein MIDAHIHLDSYDASQREEIVNSTESHEIEAIISVSMDLKSSMKNLDFKKQNNNVYPAFGFHPEQQLPSDDEVEELIEWMKEHQHEMVAIGEVGLPYYKNLEEQIDYEPYIQLLEKFISLAKELNKPIVLHAVYEDAEIVCNLLEKYFIQKAHFHWFKGDDLTISRMIKNGYFISITPDVLYEKEIQDLVNKYPIELMMVETDGPWPFEGPFENEWTHPKFMHQSIVKIAELKNLDLISVYKILYENTRRFYGIEI; this is encoded by the coding sequence ATGATAGATGCTCATATTCATTTAGATTCTTATGATGCTAGTCAAAGAGAAGAAATAGTAAATAGTACAGAAAGTCACGAAATCGAAGCAATCATTTCTGTTTCAATGGACTTAAAATCTAGTATGAAAAATTTAGATTTTAAAAAACAAAATAATAATGTCTATCCAGCATTCGGATTTCATCCTGAACAACAGCTCCCTTCTGATGATGAGGTTGAAGAATTGATCGAATGGATGAAAGAACATCAACATGAAATGGTCGCGATCGGGGAAGTTGGATTACCTTATTATAAGAATTTAGAAGAACAAATTGACTATGAACCTTATATTCAATTACTAGAAAAATTTATCTCACTTGCAAAAGAGTTAAATAAGCCGATTGTATTACATGCAGTATACGAAGACGCCGAAATCGTATGTAATTTATTAGAAAAATATTTTATTCAAAAAGCTCATTTTCACTGGTTTAAGGGTGATGATCTTACAATTAGCCGGATGATAAAAAATGGGTACTTTATCTCAATTACACCGGATGTATTATATGAGAAAGAAATACAGGATCTAGTAAATAAGTATCCGATTGAGTTGATGATGGTTGAAACAGATGGACCGTGGCCATTTGAAGGACCTTTTGAAAATGAGTGGACACATCCTAAATTTATGCATCAATCGATTGTAAAGATTGCAGAGTTGAAAAATTTAGATTTAATAAGTGTTTATAAAATTTTGTATGAAAATACTAGAAGGTTTTATGGAATAGAAATTTAG